The proteins below are encoded in one region of Phaseolus vulgaris cultivar G19833 chromosome 1, P. vulgaris v2.0, whole genome shotgun sequence:
- the LOC137815899 gene encoding uncharacterized protein has product MVVTSQQREHHVANLEEIFTTITKYKLKLNPEKCVFGVEAGKFLGFLLTERGMEANLEKCADIIARRSPISMKEVQQLTGCMAALSRFVLAGGDKGHPYFQCLKRNNRFVWTRECDEAFVKLKEYLPSPPVLCKPKLGISLRLYFAVIEKAISSVLLQEQDQTQSRILSKKTPPLLPELYRDSDDRPSNPQGPIEGQIYADFVVDLSSAATHQEGADFRWVLSVDGSSNQQGSGAGVILEGPDELLIEHALRFAFKVSNNQVEYEALIAGMLLAKEMGANGLLPKSDSLLITGQVTEEYQAKDPQMAAYLEYVQVLKESFEVFKLVHVTREQNARADLLAKLASSGKGDRQRTEIQETLKTPRTTTGNVAEIQQVSTSEGTRRSHQSLMQETVKTPRISRYLVAGEIAPQVYQVESGETWMTAYQHYLADEILPLEPAEAQKIKKNSSKYTLIDGKLFRHGFTHPILVCMDGEQCTRIMAVLHEGICGNHIGGRSLSSKAIRAGYYWPTMREDCTRYAQRCKQCQQHADWHKAP; this is encoded by the exons atggtggtcacctcccagcaGAGGGAGCACCATGTAGCTAACCTGGAAGAGATATTCACCACGATAACAAAGTACAAGCTAAAGTTGAACCCGGAGAAGTGCGTGTTCGGGGTGGAGGcaggaaagttcttgggtttcctactcACTGAACGAGGAATGGAGGCAAATCTCGAGAAGTGCGCTGACATAATAGCTAGGAGAAGCCCAATCTCAATGAAAGAAGTACAACAGTTGACAGGGTGCATGGCCGCTTTGTCCAGATTCGTATTGGCAGGAGGAGACAAGGGACAcccttatttccagtgcctgaagaggaacaacaggttcgtCTGGACCCGTGAGTGCGATGAGGCGTTTGTCAAATTGAAGGAGTACCTGCCTAGCCCACCGGTGTTGTGTAAGCCAAAGCTAGGAATCTCGCTCCGCTTATACTTCGCAGTTATAGAAAAGGCGATCAGTTCAGTCCTATTGCAGGAGCAAGATCAGACGCAGAGTCGTATTCTTAGCAAGAAGActccgccactacttccagagctttaccgTGATAGTGATGACAGACCTTCCAATCCGCAAG GCCCCATCGAGGGCCAGATCTATGCCGACTTCGTAGTGGATCTCTCCTCGGCAGCCACACACCAAGAAGGGGCAGATTTTAGGTGGGTACTCTCTGTAgatggttcctcaaaccaacaaggtagtGGAGCAGGTGTTATCTTGGAGGGACCGGATGAGTTGCTAATTGAGCATGCCCTACGATTCGCTTTCAAGGTCAGCAACAACCAGGtagagtatgaggccctgatcgcgggaatgctgttggctaaggagatgggagcaaatGGGTTGTTGCCAAAGAGCGATTCCTTGTTAATTACAGGCCAAGTCACCGAGGAATACCAAGCtaaagaccctcagatggccGCATACCTAGAATATGTCCAGGTCCTAAAAGAGTCGTTCGAAGTGTTCAAGTTAGTCCACGTAACTAgggaacagaatgcccgagcagacctgcttgcaaagctagccagttcgggcaagggggacAGACAGAGGACGGAGATTCAGgaaaccctgaagacacctcgaaccACCACGGGCAATGTGGCAGAAATTCAACAGGTTAGCACATCGGAAGGAACGAGGAGGAGTCATCAATCGCTAATGCAAGAGACAGTGAAAACACCCAGAATAAGCAGATACCTAGTTGCTGGGGAAATAGCGCCACAAGTTTACCAGGTGGAATCAGGAGAAACCTGGATGACGGCCTACCAGCACTACTTAGCCGATGAAATACTCCCGTTAGAACCCGCAGAAGCtcaaaaaatcaagaaaaattcgagcaagtacaccctgatcgaTGGGAAATTATTCAGGCACGGATTCACCCATCCTATATTGGTATGCATGGACGGTGAGCAATGCACGCGCATCATGGCAGTACtacacgaagggatatgcggtaACCACATCGGTGGTCGATCTCTCTCGTCAAAGGCCATTCGTGCagggtattactggccaaccatgagggaagattgcacgaGATACGCCCAacggtgcaagcagtgccaacaacatgctgattggcacaaagcgccctAG
- the LOC137815898 gene encoding uncharacterized protein has translation MVVEVQQADLIPDVDLTFTKADLRDVVPHDNDPVVISMVTAGRRVHRVLMDQESSADVMFLTTFNQLQLSTNQLRPYTGCLYGFVGDEVEVRGHIELRTTFTDGASSRTANIRYLVVNAPSAYNILLGRPALNRLGAVPSTRHMKVKLP, from the coding sequence ATGGTAGTGGAGGTACAACAGGCGGACCTGATCCCCGACGTCGACCTCACCTTCACGAAGGCCGACCTCCGGGATGTCGTACCTCACGATAATGATCCGGTGGTGATTTCAATGGTTACAGCTGGGAGAAGGGTGCACCGCGTCCTCATGGACCAAGAAAGTTCAGCCGACGTAATGTTCTTGACGACCTTCAACCAGTTACAGTTGTCCACGAACCAGTTGAGGCCTTACACcggatgtttgtatggttttgtAGGGGATGAGGTGGAGGTTCGTGGGcacatagagttgaggacaacgttcacggATGGCGCGTCTTCACGCACTGCCAACATCAGGTACCTCGTTGTTAACGCTCCCTCTGCCTATAACATATTGTTGGGGAGACCAGCTTTAAACAGGTTGGGAGCAGTTCCCTCCACGAGGCATATGAAGGTGAAACTGCCTTAG